Proteins encoded together in one Acidobacteriota bacterium window:
- a CDS encoding PQQ-binding-like beta-propeller repeat protein codes for MGRSTLCAVLLVLSASQVAADWSRFRGPDGSGSVSGPAVPSEWSLENNLKWRTALVGKGLSSPIVHGERVFVTAYTGYGMDRRKPGEVADLVRHLLAFDRATGEEVWRASVKTPGGEDPYEGFLTQHGYASSTPVTDGERVYALLGRSGLYAFDWEGKELWRQEVGTKSDPARWGSAASPILVGDVLVVNAGILGHHVLGLDKRTGRQLWALENPAFTNSWATPAVYRGSEGTQVLLHFPFKVIALEPQTGKVLWSARTPLDDSAVPSIVIRDDVAFLMGSRAGHGMAVRLGGSGDVSGTHVLWQRKLRAGITTPVIVDDAIYWASNGIFMAHDLATGEPIFRARLPRIGAPTGRFPNVDYSSPIVVAGKIIQLTRSGESYVIEPGKELRLAGHNAAFEGDETAFSATPAASGGELFLRSEGFLYCIAAASEPGGDDPPQPANQASR; via the coding sequence ATGGGTCGATCCACTCTCTGCGCTGTTCTGCTCGTTCTCTCTGCCTCACAGGTCGCCGCCGACTGGAGCCGCTTTCGCGGCCCCGACGGCTCCGGATCGGTGTCCGGTCCGGCGGTGCCCTCGGAGTGGTCCCTCGAGAACAATTTGAAGTGGCGAACGGCCTTGGTCGGCAAAGGCCTGTCGTCGCCGATCGTGCATGGGGAGCGGGTCTTCGTGACCGCCTACACCGGCTACGGCATGGATCGGCGGAAGCCGGGGGAGGTGGCCGACCTGGTCCGCCACCTGCTCGCCTTCGACCGCGCCACCGGCGAGGAGGTTTGGCGGGCTTCGGTGAAGACACCCGGTGGGGAAGATCCCTACGAGGGCTTCTTGACCCAGCACGGATATGCCAGCAGTACCCCGGTGACCGATGGCGAGCGGGTCTATGCCCTGCTCGGCAGGTCGGGACTCTACGCCTTCGATTGGGAGGGCAAAGAGCTGTGGCGCCAGGAGGTCGGGACGAAGTCCGATCCCGCCCGCTGGGGCAGTGCCGCCAGCCCGATCCTGGTCGGCGACGTGCTGGTGGTCAATGCCGGAATCCTGGGGCACCACGTTCTCGGCCTCGACAAGCGCACCGGGCGTCAGCTCTGGGCGCTGGAGAACCCGGCCTTCACCAACTCCTGGGCGACGCCGGCGGTCTACCGCGGGAGCGAAGGAACCCAGGTGCTGCTGCACTTTCCCTTCAAGGTCATTGCCCTCGAGCCGCAGACCGGGAAAGTTCTCTGGTCCGCCCGCACGCCGCTCGACGATTCCGCGGTGCCGAGCATCGTGATTCGCGATGACGTCGCCTTCCTGATGGGGAGTCGGGCCGGTCACGGCATGGCGGTTCGCCTTGGGGGCAGCGGCGATGTCTCCGGCACCCATGTTCTCTGGCAGCGCAAGTTGCGCGCCGGAATCACCACGCCGGTGATCGTCGACGATGCCATCTATTGGGCCTCGAACGGCATTTTCATGGCCCATGACCTGGCGACCGGCGAGCCCATCTTTCGCGCTCGACTGCCGCGCATCGGCGCTCCGACGGGGCGCTTTCCGAATGTCGACTACTCCTCGCCGATCGTGGTCGCGGGCAAGATCATCCAACTCACGCGAAGCGGTGAGAGCTATGTCATCGAGCCCGGCAAAGAGCTTCGTTTGGCCGGCCACAATGCTGCCTTCGAGGGCGATGAGACGGCCTTCAGCGCAACCCCGGCGGCCAGCGGTGGGGAGCTGTTCTTGCGCTCCGAGGGCTTTCTGTACTGCATCGCCGCGGCGTCGGAACCGGGCGGCGACGATCCGCCTCAGCCCGCGAATCAAGCCAGTCGCTGA
- a CDS encoding BrxA/BrxB family bacilliredoxin, which yields MPYSPLLVKPMREELTAIGVAELRSAEEVDQFMSQKTGSSLLVVNSVCGCAAGMARPGVRLALEAGPAPARVGSVFAGQDVEATARARAYFPEIPPSSPCMAIFHDGELVFFLPRHRIEGRSAQEVAQDLVAALQENASPATA from the coding sequence ATGCCCTACAGCCCACTGCTGGTCAAGCCGATGCGCGAGGAGCTCACGGCGATCGGCGTCGCCGAGCTGCGCAGCGCCGAGGAGGTCGATCAATTCATGAGCCAGAAGACCGGCTCCAGCCTGCTGGTGGTCAATTCCGTCTGCGGTTGTGCCGCCGGCATGGCGCGTCCGGGGGTTCGCCTGGCGCTGGAAGCGGGACCGGCGCCGGCCCGTGTCGGCTCGGTATTCGCCGGCCAGGATGTCGAAGCGACGGCGCGGGCGCGGGCGTATTTTCCGGAGATTCCTCCGAGCAGCCCGTGCATGGCGATCTTCCACGATGGTGAGCTGGTGTTCTTTCTCCCACGGCATCGCATCGAAGGGCGATCGGCGCAGGAAGTGGCCCAGGATCTGGTGGCGGCGTTGCAGGAGAACGCTTCGCCGGCGACCGCCTGA
- a CDS encoding DUF4126 domain-containing protein has translation MEIVLSILIGTGLSAAAGFRIFVPFLIVGLAQRTGHLNLAEGFDWMGSTPALIAFGVATVLEVLAYYVPWLDNALDLLASPSAVVAGVVLTASVVTDLDPFLQWTLAAVAGGSAATVVQGLTTSTRQLSTLTTAGFGNPLVSTSEVAASAGLSVLALAVPVVAFLVVLGLMLFVGRRFLFARPPKGQTA, from the coding sequence ATGGAGATCGTTCTGAGCATTCTGATCGGCACCGGATTGAGCGCCGCCGCCGGCTTTCGCATCTTCGTCCCTTTCCTGATCGTCGGATTGGCGCAGCGCACGGGGCACCTGAATCTCGCCGAGGGCTTCGACTGGATGGGGTCGACGCCGGCCCTGATCGCCTTCGGAGTCGCCACCGTGCTCGAGGTCCTGGCCTACTACGTGCCCTGGCTGGACAATGCCCTCGATCTGCTGGCCAGCCCCAGCGCGGTGGTGGCCGGCGTCGTGCTGACGGCCTCGGTGGTCACCGACCTCGATCCATTCCTGCAGTGGACGCTGGCCGCGGTGGCCGGCGGCAGCGCGGCGACCGTGGTCCAGGGTTTGACCACCAGCACTCGCCAGCTCTCCACCCTCACCACGGCGGGCTTCGGGAACCCTCTGGTCTCGACCAGCGAGGTCGCCGCCTCGGCCGGCCTCTCGGTCCTCGCCCTGGCCGTCCCGGTGGTCGCCTTCCTGGTGGTCCTGGGGCTGATGCTGTTCGTCGGTCGGCGCTTCCTCTTCGCCCGCCCGCCGAAGGGCCAGACCGCCTGA